The window GTGGCCTCCAGGTACTCCAGGCGCTTGAAGAAGCTCCCGGCGATGGAGTCCACCACCATCACCTGGTCCACCTCCACCACCACGAGCTCCCCCGCCCGCACGGGCCTTCCCACCTTGTGGGAGAGGATCTTTTCCGCTAGCGTCTGTCCCACGGACACCTCCTATACTGAGGGTATGCTCAAGTACACCGCCCTCCTCTACCCGGACCCGGAGACCCCAGGGGTCTGGATCGCCGAGTTTCCCGCGGTGCCCCAAGCCCACTCCTTCGGCCAAAGCCCCGAGGAAGCCTTGGCGCGGGCCAAAGAAGCCCTGGAGCTCGTCCTGGCCTATCTGAAAACCGAGGGGCGCCCCCTTCCCCAGGACGTACAAGCGGTAGAGGTAGGTGTGGATGCCGCCTAGACCGGAGGAGGTGGCCCGGAAGCTCCGCCGCCTCGGGTTCGTGGAACGCATGGCCAAGGGGGGACACCGGCTCTACACCCACCCCGACGGCCGCATCGTGGTGGTGCCCTTCCACAGCGGGGAACTCCCCAAGGGCACCTTCAAGCGCATCCTGCGCGATGCCGGGCTCACCGAGGAGGAGTTCCATAACCTCTAGCCTCACGCCGTGATCCACTCCCGGAGGATCCGGTCCAGCTCCTCCAGGGTGAGCTGGCCCCGGTCGGCCAGGGCCTTGATGTGCTGGGTGACCCGGTGGAGCTCCTCCTCCCCGTAGTGGAGGCCGAGCTCCTCCGCCCGCGCCTTGATGGCGTGCCGCCCGGTGAGCCTCGAGGCGATGATGAGCTTCCGCTTCACCCCGAAGACCTCCGGGGGGTAGGGCTCGTAGGCCTCGGGGTTGATGTAGATGGCCTTGAGGTGCATCCCCGCCTTGTGGCTGAAGGCCGTCTCCCCGGTGATGTAGTTGTTGAAGGGAATCTCCACCCCCACCATCCGGGCCACCATCCGGTCCAGCTCGGGGAGCATCTCCAGCTTGTACTTCCTGCGCACGTACTCAGGCTGGAGGGTGTACATGCGGGCGAGGAACCCCCCCAAAGGCGTGATCCCGTTCCTCTCCCCGATCCCCAGGATGGTGGTGTCCACGTGGGTGGCCCCGGCCTCAATGGCCTCATACGCGTTGGCGATGGCGCACCCGGTGTCGTTGTGGCCGTGGAACTCAATGTCCACCCTGGGCCCCACCACCCGCCGCACCTCCCGCACCAGGGCGTAGACCTGCCGGGGCGTGGCCACGCCCACGGTGTCCGCCAGGCCCACCCGGTCCACGTAGGGGGCCACGGCCTCGTAGACGGCGAGGAGGTCCTGCTCCTCGGAGCGGAAGGTGTCCTC of the Thermus thermophilus HB8 genome contains:
- a CDS encoding type II toxin-antitoxin system HicA family toxin, with the protein product MPPRPEEVARKLRRLGFVERMAKGGHRLYTHPDGRIVVVPFHSGELPKGTFKRILRDAGLTEEEFHNL
- a CDS encoding type II toxin-antitoxin system HicB family antitoxin, with amino-acid sequence MLKYTALLYPDPETPGVWIAEFPAVPQAHSFGQSPEEALARAKEALELVLAYLKTEGRPLPQDVQAVEVGVDAA
- the lysS gene encoding homocitrate synthase → MREWKIIDSTLREGEQFEKANFSTQDKVEIAKALDEFGIEYIEVTTPVASPQSRKDAEVLASLGLKAKVVTHIQCRLDAAKVAVETGVQGIDLLFGTSKYLRAAHGRDIPRIIEEAKEVIAYIREAAPHVEVRFSAEDTFRSEEQDLLAVYEAVAPYVDRVGLADTVGVATPRQVYALVREVRRVVGPRVDIEFHGHNDTGCAIANAYEAIEAGATHVDTTILGIGERNGITPLGGFLARMYTLQPEYVRRKYKLEMLPELDRMVARMVGVEIPFNNYITGETAFSHKAGMHLKAIYINPEAYEPYPPEVFGVKRKLIIASRLTGRHAIKARAEELGLHYGEEELHRVTQHIKALADRGQLTLEELDRILREWITA